The following coding sequences are from one Deltaproteobacteria bacterium window:
- the rpmB gene encoding 50S ribosomal protein L28 codes for MSKVCDICGKGPQVGNNVSHANNKNKRRFMPNLQSVRVQLQSGEVKRLKVCTQCIRSGAVTKPVAN; via the coding sequence ATGTCAAAGGTATGTGATATTTGTGGAAAAGGGCCCCAGGTTGGCAACAATGTCAGCCATGCCAACAACAAGAACAAGCGGCGCTTCATGCCCAATCTGCAGTCCGTGCGCGTTCAGCTCCAGTCTGGCGAAGTGAAGCGGCTCAAGGTTTGCACCCAGTGCATCCGTTCTGGCGCCGTGACCAAGCCGGTTGCCAACTAG
- a CDS encoding monofunctional biosynthetic peptidoglycan transglycosylase, with protein sequence MARTPSPRSSSPRRVARRSLATRAVTWSRRAARMAAYVVLATAILILALRWAPPPTSMFMLIRHAERLLATKPGPPILYTWTARTDIPTHVALAVVAAEDQNFPRHFGFDLTAIARAVKYNETHDRMRGASTITQQTVKNLFLWPGRSLVRKGFEAVLTLAVEVVWPKARILEIYLNVAEFGDGTYGVGAAAKRYFGKTPQKLSRREAAVLASVLPSPRRLHAKQPSSYVNSRAKWVQTQMRQLGQKHITWP encoded by the coding sequence ATGGCGCGCACTCCCTCACCCCGATCATCCTCTCCGCGACGCGTCGCGCGCCGCTCCTTGGCCACGCGCGCCGTGACTTGGTCCCGCCGCGCGGCCCGAATGGCCGCGTATGTGGTGCTGGCCACGGCGATACTGATCCTGGCCCTGCGCTGGGCCCCACCCCCAACCAGCATGTTCATGCTGATCCGCCACGCGGAGCGACTCCTGGCCACCAAGCCCGGCCCCCCGATTCTCTACACCTGGACCGCAAGGACGGACATCCCGACGCACGTGGCCCTGGCCGTGGTCGCGGCCGAAGACCAAAATTTTCCCCGCCATTTCGGTTTCGATCTGACCGCCATCGCCAGGGCCGTGAAGTACAACGAAACCCACGATCGCATGCGGGGGGCCAGCACCATCACCCAGCAAACCGTCAAGAACCTCTTCCTGTGGCCCGGCCGGAGCCTGGTCCGCAAGGGATTCGAAGCGGTCCTGACCCTGGCCGTCGAGGTCGTCTGGCCCAAGGCACGGATTCTGGAAATCTATCTCAATGTCGCGGAATTCGGAGACGGAACCTATGGCGTGGGCGCGGCGGCCAAGCGGTATTTTGGCAAAACGCCACAAAAACTGAGTCGACGCGAGGCGGCCGTCCTGGCCTCGGTCCTGCCCAGCCCCAGACGTCTGCACGCAAAACAGCCGTCATCCTATGTGAACAGCCGGGCCAAATGGGTCCAAACCCAAATGCGCCAACTGGGCCAAAAACACATCACCTGGCCCTAA
- a CDS encoding superoxide dismutase, with protein sequence MIFVLPDLPYAKDALSPCISAKTFDFHHGKHHQLYIDNTNKLIAGTDLDGKTLRDIIAATAGDPARTAIFNNAAQSWNHSFYWRCMKPGGGGAPTGAIAEAIAQTFGSHENFSKAFKEAGMTQFGSGWAWLVEKNGKLEIMKTGNADTPMAHGAKALLTVDVWEHAYYLDYQNRRADYLQDFLDRLVNWEFVNHTLKK encoded by the coding sequence ATGATCTTCGTGCTCCCGGATCTTCCCTACGCCAAGGATGCCTTAAGCCCGTGTATCAGCGCCAAGACGTTCGATTTCCACCATGGCAAACACCACCAGCTCTACATCGACAACACCAACAAGCTGATCGCGGGCACGGACCTTGACGGCAAAACCCTGCGGGACATCATCGCCGCCACGGCCGGCGATCCTGCCCGAACCGCCATTTTCAACAACGCGGCCCAAAGCTGGAATCACTCTTTTTATTGGCGATGCATGAAACCAGGGGGAGGCGGAGCCCCCACGGGAGCCATCGCGGAAGCCATTGCCCAGACTTTTGGCAGCCATGAAAATTTTTCCAAAGCCTTCAAGGAAGCGGGTATGACACAGTTTGGCAGCGGTTGGGCCTGGCTGGTGGAAAAAAACGGCAAGCTGGAAATCATGAAAACCGGAAACGCGGATACGCCCATGGCTCACGGGGCCAAGGCACTTCTCACAGTCGACGTTTGGGAGCACGCCTATTATCTGGATTACCAAAACCGCAGGGCCGACTATCTCCAGGATTTCCTGGACCGGTTGGTTAACTGGGAATTCGTCAACCACACCCTAAAAAAATAA
- a CDS encoding 50S ribosomal protein L32, translating into MPLPKKKTSKSRRNMRRSHDHVAIPNVVYCECGEATLSHCICPSCGKYKGRQYTKGADA; encoded by the coding sequence ATGCCATTGCCCAAGAAGAAAACATCCAAGTCCAGAAGAAACATGCGCCGGTCCCATGACCACGTCGCCATTCCCAACGTCGTTTACTGCGAATGCGGCGAAGCCACTCTGTCCCACTGCATCTGCCCCAGTTGCGGCAAATACAAGGGACGTCAGTACACCAAGGGCGCAGATGCCTAA
- a CDS encoding glutaredoxin family protein: MTGKSITLYALSTCIHCKKTKEYLDDCGAKYDCVFVDKLEGEERKQIIEAIKKINPKLSFPTLLVNEETIVGFKQDQIKDALERS; encoded by the coding sequence ATGACCGGAAAATCCATCACGCTATACGCCCTGAGCACGTGTATTCATTGCAAAAAGACCAAGGAATACCTCGACGATTGCGGCGCCAAGTACGACTGTGTTTTCGTGGACAAGCTCGAAGGCGAGGAGCGCAAGCAAATCATCGAGGCCATCAAGAAGATCAACCCCAAACTGTCCTTCCCGACCCTGCTCGTTAATGAGGAAACCATCGTCGGTTTCAAGCAGGACCAGATCAAGGACGCCCTGGAGAGATCATGA
- a CDS encoding ketoacyl-ACP synthase III, which yields MSLQCHIAGLGLYLPRTVVTNADLERMVDTTDEWIRTRSGILTRHFSQDDEPCSILAFKAAEAALADAGMVPGDLTHIFVGTFSGDYNLPSTACLLQNHLGLRGIPSFDLAAACSGFLYGLETARAYAQLHPDCKILVVGSEMTTARVNFQDRTTCVLFGDGAGAAIITGAEHPTSVQVVDCLLKADGSLGDLLTVHGGGSVCKPVLGQAIGEEYFIQMNGRDVFKHAVRFMSDISSTLLERNGLETSAIDLFIPHQANIRIIEAIAKKLDVGMDRFYVNVDRIGNTSAASVPIALAEARATGRIQPGMKVLLAAFGGGFTWGSALLQF from the coding sequence ATGTCTCTACAGTGTCACATCGCCGGCCTGGGTTTGTATTTGCCGCGGACCGTCGTCACCAACGCGGATCTCGAGCGCATGGTCGACACGACCGACGAATGGATCCGCACCAGATCCGGCATCCTTACCCGACATTTTTCCCAGGATGACGAGCCCTGTTCGATCCTGGCCTTCAAGGCCGCCGAAGCGGCCCTGGCCGACGCGGGCATGGTGCCCGGGGATCTGACCCATATTTTCGTGGGCACGTTTTCCGGGGACTACAATCTCCCCTCCACGGCCTGTCTGCTGCAAAATCATTTGGGCCTGCGCGGCATTCCTTCCTTTGATTTGGCCGCGGCCTGCTCCGGCTTTTTGTACGGACTGGAAACAGCACGGGCGTACGCCCAGCTCCACCCGGACTGCAAAATTCTTGTCGTCGGCAGCGAAATGACCACGGCCCGCGTCAATTTTCAGGACCGCACCACCTGCGTGCTTTTTGGAGACGGCGCCGGCGCGGCCATTATCACCGGGGCCGAACATCCGACTTCGGTCCAGGTGGTTGATTGCCTGCTCAAGGCGGATGGCTCCCTGGGCGACCTGCTCACGGTCCACGGCGGAGGATCGGTCTGCAAGCCCGTGCTGGGTCAGGCCATCGGCGAGGAATACTTCATCCAGATGAACGGTCGCGACGTGTTCAAACACGCGGTGCGGTTCATGTCCGACATCTCCTCGACCCTGCTGGAACGCAATGGCCTCGAAACATCCGCCATCGACCTGTTCATCCCCCACCAGGCCAACATCCGCATCATCGAGGCCATCGCCAAGAAACTCGATGTCGGCATGGACAGGTTCTACGTCAACGTGGACAGAATCGGCAACACATCCGCGGCATCGGTACCCATTGCCCTGGCCGAGGCACGGGCCACGGGTCGCATCCAACCGGGGATGAAAGTGCTCCTGGCCGCCTTTGGAGGCGGCTTCACATGGGGCTCGGCCCTGTTGCAATTCTGA
- a CDS encoding DUF177 domain-containing protein, with the protein MVEHWITLTNIPTLGREFSFDDQEMWRALWREFRFEAEILVPFAAVLTIVPQSSGFLIQGRLTGSFVTACHRCSEDARVDLDHAFDLFEAHEDVDNIDEGSHLRGSEGSWELNVAALLWEEFLLAVPEKILCSENCLGLCPHCGKNRNLDPCTCDATENQSPLAQALRSVHIKTN; encoded by the coding sequence ATGGTAGAACACTGGATCACGTTAACAAACATCCCGACGCTCGGTCGGGAATTTTCTTTTGATGACCAGGAAATGTGGCGCGCCCTGTGGCGGGAGTTCCGTTTTGAGGCGGAAATCCTCGTCCCGTTCGCGGCCGTCCTGACCATCGTCCCCCAGTCCAGCGGCTTCCTGATTCAGGGACGCTTGACCGGCTCTTTCGTCACGGCCTGCCACCGCTGTTCCGAAGACGCCCGCGTGGATCTCGATCACGCTTTCGATCTGTTCGAAGCGCATGAGGACGTCGACAATATCGACGAGGGATCCCACTTGCGCGGCTCCGAGGGGAGCTGGGAACTGAACGTCGCGGCCCTGCTCTGGGAGGAATTCCTCCTGGCCGTGCCGGAAAAAATTCTTTGCTCCGAAAATTGTTTGGGGCTATGCCCGCACTGCGGAAAAAACAGGAACCTGGACCCGTGTACCTGCGACGCCACGGAGAACCAATCTCCCTTGGCGCAGGCATTGCGGAGCGTTCACATCAAAACCAACTAG
- a CDS encoding class I SAM-dependent RNA methyltransferase — translation MYAYQKDHIYTVQVADGLEELLQTELEELGGTDCARGFRFVRFHADHGSLYRVVHRSRLATRVLAPLAHFACTSDQALYASGRDIRWSDFLRPDQTFAIFANVSASAIGHSQYAALKLKDAVADWFRDHGGRRPNVDPRNPDLWLHLHIHENKATISLDVSGGSLHRRGYRTQSVDAPMQETVAAAIVRMSGWDGQSALVDPLCGSGTILCEALMAGADIPAAFLRQRFGFEHLPDFSAQLWARVRQECAPKSDIPPLRGGDIDPRAVEATRVNLANLPGGDEVVIGRRDFFDRDDLAGTTILCNPPYGLRLGKNDDMAAWFKRFGDHLKRRCAGSTAYVYFGDRTWLKSIGLRPEWKKPLKNGGLDGRLAKFGLY, via the coding sequence ATGTACGCCTACCAAAAAGACCATATTTACACAGTCCAGGTTGCCGACGGCCTGGAAGAACTCCTCCAGACCGAACTGGAGGAACTCGGAGGCACGGACTGCGCCAGAGGCTTTCGCTTCGTGCGCTTCCACGCCGATCATGGCAGCCTGTACCGGGTCGTGCACCGTTCCCGACTGGCCACCAGGGTCTTGGCGCCCCTGGCCCACTTCGCGTGCACCTCGGACCAGGCATTGTACGCAAGCGGCCGGGACATCCGTTGGAGCGATTTTCTGCGGCCCGACCAAACCTTCGCCATTTTCGCCAATGTCTCGGCCAGCGCCATCGGCCATTCGCAATACGCGGCCCTGAAGCTCAAGGACGCCGTGGCCGACTGGTTCCGCGACCATGGCGGCCGCAGGCCAAACGTCGATCCCAGAAATCCGGACCTGTGGCTGCACCTGCACATCCACGAAAACAAGGCGACCATCAGCCTGGATGTTTCCGGCGGTTCGTTGCATCGACGCGGCTACCGGACCCAAAGCGTGGACGCGCCCATGCAGGAGACCGTGGCTGCGGCCATTGTCCGCATGAGCGGTTGGGATGGCCAGTCGGCCTTGGTGGACCCCCTGTGCGGATCGGGCACCATCCTGTGCGAGGCCCTCATGGCCGGGGCGGATATTCCGGCCGCGTTTCTGCGCCAGCGTTTCGGTTTCGAACACCTCCCGGATTTCAGTGCCCAGCTGTGGGCCCGTGTCCGCCAGGAATGCGCACCAAAATCCGACATTCCACCCCTGCGTGGCGGCGACATCGACCCGCGCGCGGTGGAGGCAACCCGCGTCAACCTGGCCAACCTGCCGGGCGGCGACGAGGTGGTCATCGGACGCCGGGATTTTTTCGACAGAGACGATCTCGCGGGCACGACCATACTCTGCAACCCACCCTATGGGCTGCGCCTGGGCAAAAATGACGATATGGCGGCCTGGTTCAAACGCTTCGGGGATCATCTCAAACGCCGTTGCGCAGGTTCCACGGCCTATGTCTATTTCGGTGACCGTACCTGGCTCAAATCCATCGGGCTGCGACCCGAATGGAAAAAACCATTAAAAAACGGAGGGCTGGACGGTCGGCTGGCCAAATTTGGTCTGTATTGA
- a CDS encoding ferredoxin:thioredoxin reductase: protein MTPEELYGKLRPLQEAKGYYFNKDKQFVLDLLESLLINRDRYGYMACPCRLASGKRDLDQDIFCPCTYREADVREFGACYCGLYVSKEWNDDTIPHDVVPERRDPEKLLAGLLFEE, encoded by the coding sequence ATGACCCCGGAAGAATTATACGGCAAACTACGTCCCCTGCAGGAAGCCAAGGGCTACTATTTCAACAAGGACAAACAATTTGTCCTGGATCTGCTGGAAAGTCTGCTCATCAACCGCGATCGCTACGGCTACATGGCCTGTCCCTGTCGGCTGGCCTCGGGCAAGCGCGATCTGGATCAGGACATCTTTTGCCCATGCACCTACCGCGAGGCGGACGTGCGAGAATTCGGCGCCTGCTATTGCGGCCTGTACGTTTCCAAGGAATGGAACGACGACACAATTCCGCACGATGTGGTGCCCGAGCGCCGCGATCCGGAAAAACTTCTGGCCGGTCTTCTTTTCGAAGAATGA
- a CDS encoding DegT/DnrJ/EryC1/StrS family aminotransferase, whose product MRENFLVFGSPRIEEDEIDEVVACLRSGWIGTGPRVAEFERRFAAYKGATHAVAVNSCTAALHLSILAAGIGPGDEVITTPLTFCASVNAIIHAGATPVLADVNPRTMNIDPEQVRLRISPRTKAILPVHFAGRACDMDSLCVLAEERGLALVEDCAHAIETEYHGRKAGCFGDFGCFSFYVTKNVITGEGGLILARNPEHAARLKVLALHGMSSDAWKRFGDEGYRHYLVTEAGFKYNMMDLQAALGLGQLEKVERHWRRRREIWDRYMTALAGLPLTLPAPVEPDTRHAFHLFNILVDEQRAGVSRDAFLTAMTAQKIGVGVHYLSLPEHPFYQTRFGWNPDEYPRARDIGRQTVSLPLSAKLSDEDVGDVIRAVTEILG is encoded by the coding sequence ATGCGGGAAAATTTCTTGGTTTTTGGCTCACCCAGGATCGAGGAAGATGAAATCGACGAGGTCGTGGCCTGTCTGCGCAGCGGCTGGATCGGCACCGGCCCGCGCGTGGCCGAATTCGAGCGGCGTTTTGCCGCGTACAAGGGCGCCACGCATGCCGTGGCCGTCAATTCCTGCACGGCGGCCTTGCATCTGAGCATTTTGGCCGCCGGGATTGGCCCCGGTGACGAGGTCATCACCACGCCCCTGACCTTTTGCGCCTCGGTCAATGCCATCATCCACGCCGGGGCCACGCCTGTTTTGGCCGATGTGAACCCGCGCACCATGAACATTGATCCCGAGCAGGTCCGCCTCCGGATCAGCCCCCGTACCAAGGCTATTCTTCCCGTGCATTTCGCTGGTCGCGCCTGTGACATGGACTCCCTTTGCGTCTTGGCCGAGGAGCGTGGGCTGGCCCTCGTCGAGGACTGCGCCCATGCCATCGAGACCGAATACCATGGCCGCAAGGCAGGGTGTTTTGGAGACTTTGGCTGTTTCAGCTTTTACGTGACAAAGAATGTCATCACCGGGGAAGGCGGCCTGATCCTGGCCCGGAATCCGGAGCATGCCGCCCGGCTCAAGGTGTTGGCCCTGCACGGCATGTCCAGCGACGCCTGGAAGCGTTTTGGCGATGAAGGCTACAGGCATTACCTCGTGACCGAGGCCGGCTTCAAATACAATATGATGGATTTGCAGGCCGCCCTGGGGCTTGGGCAGCTGGAGAAGGTGGAGCGCCACTGGCGACGGCGGCGGGAAATTTGGGATCGGTACATGACGGCTCTGGCCGGTTTGCCCCTGACCCTGCCCGCTCCGGTTGAGCCGGACACCCGTCACGCCTTTCATTTGTTTAATATCCTGGTCGATGAACAGCGGGCCGGCGTGAGCCGCGACGCCTTTCTGACCGCCATGACGGCCCAAAAGATCGGGGTGGGTGTCCATTATCTGTCCCTGCCCGAGCATCCCTTCTATCAGACCCGGTTTGGGTGGAACCCGGACGAATACCCGCGTGCCCGCGATATTGGCCGGCAAACCGTCAGCCTGCCTTTGTCCGCGAAGCTGTCGGACGAGGACGTCGGGGATGTCATCCGGGCCGTGACCGAAATTCTGGGGTGA
- a CDS encoding NifU family protein has translation MREQVEKALESVRPILRADGGDVELVDILKNGIVQVRLTGACHGCPMSQMTLKSSIERAVKRMVPGVKAVEAV, from the coding sequence ATGCGAGAACAGGTGGAAAAAGCCCTGGAATCGGTGCGTCCCATCCTACGCGCCGATGGCGGTGATGTGGAACTGGTGGACATTTTAAAAAACGGCATCGTGCAAGTCCGACTGACCGGCGCCTGCCACGGCTGCCCCATGTCCCAGATGACGCTCAAAAGCAGCATCGAACGCGCCGTCAAACGGATGGTCCCCGGCGTCAAGGCCGTGGAGGCCGTGTAA
- the rarD gene encoding EamA family transporter RarD: protein MNTGILAAIGAYASWGLLPVYWKLLAHVPTLQLLGHRIVWSFVVLALFLAVKKRLRALRHSLSPAVWRIYIAASLLIGVNWCVYVWSVNAGYIVETSLGYFINPLLSVLLGMVFLRERLRRLQWIPLMLAASGVLYLTWSHGKPPWIALCLAVTFSLYGLVKKKAPLGAFEGLTLETGLLLPPALTWLGLCAARGTGSFTQAGLESDLLLVGAGLVTTGPLVLFASAAQRIPLNMIGILQYIAPSIQFLIGVLVYGEAFTHTQMIGFGAVWTAIVLFLLERWWAGRNSRLVV from the coding sequence ATGAACACAGGTATTCTTGCCGCCATCGGCGCCTACGCCAGCTGGGGACTGCTGCCCGTTTACTGGAAACTGCTGGCGCACGTCCCCACGCTGCAACTTCTTGGACACCGCATTGTCTGGTCCTTTGTCGTGCTGGCGCTCTTCCTGGCCGTGAAAAAAAGGCTCCGGGCCCTGCGCCACAGCCTGTCCCCAGCCGTTTGGAGAATCTACATCGCGGCCAGTCTGCTTATCGGCGTGAATTGGTGCGTCTATGTCTGGAGCGTCAACGCCGGCTACATTGTCGAAACCAGCCTCGGCTACTTCATCAATCCGCTGCTGTCCGTGCTTCTGGGGATGGTGTTTCTCCGCGAACGACTGCGGCGACTGCAATGGATACCGCTGATGCTGGCCGCGTCGGGCGTGCTCTATCTCACCTGGTCCCATGGGAAGCCGCCATGGATCGCGCTGTGCCTGGCCGTGACCTTCAGCCTGTACGGTCTGGTCAAGAAAAAAGCGCCACTGGGCGCTTTTGAAGGGTTAACCCTGGAAACCGGGCTTTTATTGCCGCCGGCCCTGACGTGGCTGGGGCTGTGCGCCGCGCGTGGCACGGGTTCTTTTACGCAGGCGGGACTGGAAAGCGATCTGCTCCTCGTGGGCGCGGGACTGGTCACCACCGGCCCCCTGGTCCTGTTCGCCTCGGCGGCCCAGCGCATCCCGCTGAACATGATCGGCATTCTGCAATACATCGCGCCAAGCATCCAATTTCTGATCGGTGTCCTGGTCTACGGCGAAGCGTTCACGCACACCCAGATGATTGGTTTTGGCGCGGTCTGGACCGCCATTGTCCTGTTTTTACTGGAACGTTGGTGGGCCGGCCGAAATTCGAGACTGGTGGTCTGA
- the plsX gene encoding phosphate acyltransferase PlsX, producing the protein MPKDICLAVDAMGGDFGPEVNVPGSLAAARETGAKIILVGDEPSLRSELNKHVHRDVELEIIHTTQIAGMAEKPSDILRRKKDSSIQVAFRLVREGRAHGVVTAGNSGAALACGMFILGRINGVDRPALASILPTLKKPVVLIDVGANAECKPYNLVQFGLMAEVLARHVLDIPCPRVGILSIGEEEGKGNTLTKEAYKLLKSSSLNFVGNVEGRDVFAGETDVIVCDGFVGNVALKLSEGLGSALATMLKTELKKSIWSRLGTLIALPAFKRFGKKIDYAEYGGAPILGLNGIAIVCHGASNARAITTALEQAAIFVEKKANEQLIAGLHANTELSLFSRTGQSPTLRQEASA; encoded by the coding sequence ATGCCTAAAGACATCTGCCTCGCCGTGGACGCCATGGGGGGAGATTTCGGCCCGGAAGTCAACGTTCCGGGCTCTCTCGCAGCGGCCCGCGAGACCGGTGCCAAAATCATCCTGGTGGGCGACGAGCCATCTCTGCGGTCGGAGCTGAACAAGCATGTCCATCGGGACGTGGAGCTTGAAATCATCCACACGACCCAAATCGCGGGCATGGCCGAGAAACCTTCCGACATCCTGCGCCGCAAGAAGGACAGTTCGATCCAGGTTGCGTTCCGACTGGTGCGCGAAGGTCGCGCCCATGGCGTCGTGACCGCCGGAAATTCCGGGGCGGCCCTGGCCTGCGGTATGTTCATTTTGGGCCGCATCAATGGCGTGGACCGCCCTGCCCTGGCTTCCATCCTGCCGACGCTCAAAAAGCCCGTCGTGCTCATCGATGTCGGCGCCAACGCCGAGTGCAAGCCCTACAACCTAGTCCAGTTTGGCCTCATGGCCGAGGTCCTGGCCCGGCATGTCCTGGATATTCCCTGCCCCCGGGTAGGGATTTTGAGTATCGGCGAGGAAGAAGGCAAGGGCAACACCCTGACCAAGGAAGCCTACAAGCTGCTGAAAAGTTCGTCTCTCAATTTCGTTGGCAACGTCGAGGGTCGCGACGTTTTCGCCGGCGAAACCGACGTCATTGTTTGCGACGGGTTCGTTGGCAACGTGGCTCTCAAGCTCAGCGAAGGTTTGGGGTCCGCCCTGGCCACCATGCTCAAGACGGAACTCAAAAAATCCATCTGGTCCCGCCTGGGCACGCTCATCGCTCTACCCGCGTTCAAACGTTTCGGAAAAAAAATCGACTACGCCGAATACGGCGGCGCGCCCATCCTTGGCCTGAACGGTATCGCCATCGTCTGCCATGGGGCGTCCAATGCCCGCGCCATCACCACCGCCCTGGAACAGGCGGCCATCTTTGTTGAAAAAAAGGCCAACGAACAACTGATCGCCGGCCTGCACGCCAACACGGAATTGAGTCTTTTTTCGCGCACCGGGCAGTCGCCCACGCTCCGGCAGGAGGCTTCGGCCTAG
- a CDS encoding glutamate--tRNA ligase, with protein sequence MTTIVTRFPPSPTGYLHIGGARTALFNYLYARQNGGKFILRIEDTDQARSTQDMTDAIIDAMHWLGLDFDEGPYFQSERNDLYNSYVDKLLETGKAYYCSCTPEEVEAMREAARTAGLKPKYNGKCREMGLGPGPGRVVRFKTPLTGKVVFDDLIKGPIAWDVQEMDDFVIRRADGSPIYQMAVVVDDAVMGVTHVIRGDDHQNNTPKQILIYEALGFPLPKFGHVPMILGPDKKKMSKRHGATSVMMYKDMGYLPEAMLSYLVRLGWSHGDDELFTMAELLEKFSLSGLGKSASVFDMDKLNWTNSHFIKTGDVPRLAALLEELIRSGTNFEPARDYLEAIVPLYQPRAKTLKEMAEQAAFFLHDAASLPYDQTAVAKFLTPEIKEHLRVLTERMASLPSFDQKSLEDMAAAYLEETGLKFKALAQPIRVAITGSTMSPGLFETMDVLGRERTLARFAKALTL encoded by the coding sequence ATGACCACAATCGTGACCCGTTTTCCTCCAAGCCCGACGGGCTATCTGCACATCGGCGGAGCCCGCACCGCGCTCTTCAACTACCTCTACGCCCGCCAAAACGGCGGCAAGTTCATCCTGCGCATCGAGGACACGGATCAGGCCCGCTCGACCCAGGACATGACCGACGCCATCATCGACGCCATGCACTGGCTGGGTCTGGATTTCGACGAAGGCCCGTACTTCCAAAGCGAACGCAACGACCTGTACAACAGTTATGTGGACAAGCTTCTGGAAACGGGCAAGGCCTATTACTGTTCCTGCACACCCGAAGAAGTGGAGGCCATGCGCGAAGCAGCCCGCACGGCCGGCCTCAAGCCCAAATACAACGGCAAGTGCCGCGAGATGGGCCTGGGCCCCGGACCGGGCCGGGTGGTCCGCTTCAAAACCCCGCTGACCGGAAAAGTGGTCTTTGACGACCTCATCAAGGGCCCCATCGCCTGGGACGTGCAGGAAATGGACGACTTCGTCATCCGCCGCGCCGACGGCTCGCCCATCTATCAGATGGCCGTGGTCGTGGACGACGCGGTCATGGGCGTGACCCACGTCATCCGGGGCGACGACCACCAGAACAACACGCCCAAGCAAATCCTCATTTATGAGGCCCTGGGCTTTCCCCTGCCCAAATTCGGCCACGTGCCCATGATCCTGGGACCGGACAAAAAGAAAATGAGCAAGCGCCACGGCGCGACTTCGGTCATGATGTACAAGGACATGGGCTACCTGCCCGAGGCCATGCTCAGCTATCTGGTCCGCCTGGGATGGTCCCACGGCGACGACGAACTTTTCACCATGGCCGAACTCCTGGAAAAATTCTCCTTGTCCGGCCTGGGCAAATCCGCCTCGGTCTTTGACATGGACAAGCTCAACTGGACCAACAGTCATTTCATCAAAACCGGCGACGTGCCTCGCTTGGCCGCGCTGCTGGAAGAGCTCATCCGATCCGGAACGAATTTCGAGCCGGCGCGGGACTATCTGGAAGCCATCGTACCCCTGTATCAGCCCCGCGCCAAAACCTTGAAGGAAATGGCCGAGCAGGCCGCTTTTTTCCTGCACGACGCGGCCAGCCTGCCCTATGACCAGACAGCCGTGGCCAAATTCCTGACGCCCGAAATCAAAGAGCACCTCCGCGTCCTGACAGAACGCATGGCGTCCCTGCCGTCCTTTGACCAGAAGAGCCTGGAGGACATGGCCGCCGCCTATCTGGAAGAAACCGGACTCAAGTTCAAGGCCCTGGCCCAGCCCATCCGCGTGGCCATCACCGGCTCGACCATGAGTCCCGGCCTGTTCGAAACCATGGACGTCCTGGGGCGCGAGCGCACCCTGGCCCGCTTCGCGAAAGCGCTGACCCTCTAG